One region of Planctomycetia bacterium genomic DNA includes:
- a CDS encoding BBP7 family outer membrane beta-barrel protein translates to MGCASRDGLSDEDGCPGSAVHAPWLDNAPLASGCRFMSAMWVVLLLILFQDSAVPVVRADDAPFHLGMVPASFAPSETSDVGLREWIVPTPFDWYAELSMVYFDRTINEANFGQHLGPVQMSGAGNSFFDINPRDNRPITTNDLNMEPKAGLRFLVGRTIWADPCDDRCCVSKPSEVPDHLRSLSIELGYLGLLQQQQTTARYAAQPGSAIASQFINTGASDIYNPVVWPFDYANLNTLTYRSRFDSAELNLRYTTSAGRRMPVDVLAGVRYMKLQENLDYMAGNTGQPLPGLAGASPYGMYSTRTENDLIGLQVGGDLRYRLTSGWSLMGRGRGGLMVNSASQRSNISGAMIATALPLNESSGASGVGFASLFEFGIHTNYQLSSNVSLMVGYQGLFLSDLSTASRQYMWNNELTSRQLDRNGSLFFFGPAAGIEWRW, encoded by the coding sequence ATGGGTTGTGCGTCGCGTGATGGCCTGTCCGATGAGGATGGCTGTCCGGGCTCTGCAGTCCATGCTCCCTGGCTGGATAACGCCCCACTCGCTTCAGGATGCCGGTTCATGTCGGCCATGTGGGTCGTATTATTGCTGATTCTCTTTCAAGATTCTGCCGTACCTGTTGTACGGGCAGATGATGCTCCGTTCCATCTCGGTATGGTGCCTGCCAGTTTCGCGCCGTCAGAAACATCAGATGTGGGTTTGCGTGAATGGATCGTACCAACTCCGTTCGACTGGTATGCCGAACTGAGCATGGTTTATTTTGATCGTACGATCAATGAAGCAAATTTCGGACAGCACCTGGGACCTGTTCAAATGTCCGGAGCAGGCAATTCTTTCTTTGATATAAACCCCCGCGACAACCGCCCCATTACCACGAATGATTTGAATATGGAACCCAAAGCTGGCTTGCGCTTCCTGGTGGGGCGCACCATTTGGGCTGATCCGTGTGATGATCGATGTTGTGTATCCAAGCCCAGCGAGGTGCCTGATCACCTTCGCAGCTTGAGTATTGAACTCGGCTATCTGGGCCTGCTTCAACAACAGCAGACAACTGCACGCTACGCTGCCCAGCCAGGCAGTGCCATCGCTTCGCAATTTATTAATACCGGCGCCAGCGATATTTACAATCCTGTTGTCTGGCCGTTCGACTATGCCAATCTGAACACGCTGACCTATCGAAGCCGGTTTGATTCGGCTGAACTGAATCTGCGTTACACTACATCAGCCGGGCGACGTATGCCTGTCGATGTATTGGCCGGCGTACGTTACATGAAGCTGCAGGAAAACCTCGATTACATGGCAGGTAACACAGGGCAGCCACTGCCAGGCCTTGCTGGCGCATCTCCTTATGGCATGTACAGCACACGAACCGAGAATGACCTGATCGGCTTGCAGGTCGGTGGCGATTTACGTTATCGGCTCACTTCAGGTTGGAGCCTGATGGGTCGCGGCCGTGGCGGCTTGATGGTGAATTCCGCATCGCAGCGCAGCAACATCTCGGGTGCTATGATCGCTACTGCTTTGCCGCTGAATGAAAGCAGCGGAGCCAGTGGTGTTGGGTTTGCCAGCCTGTTTGAATTTGGCATTCACACCAACTATCAGCTGTCTTCCAACGTATCTTTGATGGTCGGTTATCAGGGTCTGTTCCTGAGCGATCTTTCCACAGCATCACGCCAATATATGTGGAACAACGAACTCACCAGTCGCCAGTTGGATCGTAACGGGAGCCTGTTTTTCTTTGGGCCTGCTGCAGGCATCGAATGGCGCTGGTAG
- a CDS encoding c-type cytochrome: MQLAVAALLLLANTAFASDKEPGPKAKAEPSAKRGYELLTTKAFVPAIWSRSAYDNAWKRWNITSKPDQYDDTFRQRYGLHTAPYENDGLPMGLRSTSMLGLTRGITADCMLCHGGSIMGKSYIGLGNSSLEIEGLFTELAGLRSDKNDLRPILFPFTQVRGTVEAGAMAVYLFSIRNPDLSLRSSPLNLELRADLCEDTPPWWHIKKKTRLYYNGSHDVRSVRTLMQFTLSPFYLPSMIKANETAFRDIQAFLKTITPPPYPGKIDPSLAAQGKRIFTTNCSQCHGTYGDNWTYPNKLIELDDIGTDPTRALGISDKAKEHYDKTWFADEYDTEGHKLSTSNRRGYVAPPLDGIWATAPYLHNGSIPTLEHLLNSPTRPNRFTRSYQTEDADYDHVRVGWKITLLEKEPDASTHPLEKRKVYDTTQPGRGNQGHTYGDKLTDEERKALIEYLKML; this comes from the coding sequence ATCCAACTGGCAGTTGCTGCATTACTACTTCTGGCAAACACGGCGTTTGCGTCCGACAAAGAGCCTGGACCAAAGGCCAAGGCTGAACCTTCCGCCAAGCGCGGCTACGAACTCCTGACAACCAAGGCTTTTGTCCCGGCTATCTGGTCACGTTCAGCCTATGACAACGCATGGAAACGTTGGAATATAACGAGCAAACCAGACCAGTACGATGATACATTTCGCCAGCGTTATGGCCTGCACACGGCACCTTATGAGAACGATGGCCTACCGATGGGTCTGCGAAGCACTTCCATGCTGGGACTGACACGGGGCATCACTGCAGATTGCATGCTGTGCCATGGTGGCAGCATCATGGGGAAGAGTTACATCGGGTTGGGCAACAGTTCCCTCGAAATTGAAGGCCTCTTTACCGAACTCGCAGGCTTGCGTTCTGACAAAAACGACTTGCGTCCCATACTGTTTCCATTTACCCAGGTACGTGGCACCGTCGAAGCCGGAGCTATGGCTGTCTATCTCTTCAGCATTCGCAATCCCGATTTAAGTTTGCGTTCCTCACCACTCAACCTGGAACTGCGTGCCGATCTCTGTGAAGATACACCGCCCTGGTGGCACATCAAAAAGAAAACCAGGCTCTATTACAATGGCAGCCACGATGTTCGCAGTGTTCGCACCCTGATGCAGTTCACCCTTAGCCCGTTCTACCTCCCTTCGATGATCAAAGCAAATGAAACAGCTTTCCGTGACATTCAAGCGTTCCTCAAAACCATTACGCCTCCGCCCTACCCTGGTAAAATTGATCCCTCTCTGGCAGCGCAGGGTAAGCGCATCTTCACCACGAACTGCTCACAATGCCACGGCACGTATGGAGACAACTGGACCTATCCGAACAAGCTCATTGAACTGGACGACATCGGCACTGATCCAACGCGAGCTCTCGGCATCAGTGATAAAGCCAAGGAACATTATGACAAAACCTGGTTCGCAGATGAATACGACACGGAAGGCCACAAGCTATCCACCAGCAACCGTCGAGGTTACGTGGCTCCGCCTCTGGATGGTATCTGGGCTACAGCACCCTATCTACACAACGGCAGTATACCCACTTTAGAGCACCTGTTGAATTCACCAACCCGTCCCAATCGTTTTACACGCAGCTACCAGACTGAAGATGCCGACTATGATCATGTTCGCGTTGGCTGGAAAATAACACTTCTTGAAAAGGAGCCTGATGCCTCAACACATCCACTGGAAAAACGTAAAGTATACGACACCACGCAGCCTGGCCGAGGCAATCAGGGGCATACCTACGGTGATAAGCTCACTGATGAAGAACGTAAAGCACTGATTGAATATCTCAAGATGCTATAG
- the trpE gene encoding anthranilate synthase component I, translating to MQYFPDRKSFERLAQGQTMVPVYRQLLGDTLTPVTAFYLMQGEERSFLFESVVGGEKIGRFSFLGSDPFMTMEAWGNKVVVKEGNQVLFSGDHADPLKYLEDISMRFRAPRVPGLPRFTGGAVGYAGYDTVRYTEHLPNMPKDDRALPDLSFAWYDQMIIFDHINKTLAAVAHAHISPDISLELSYELACKKVDALVQRLQQPGLVLPLADVAAQGIVRKTWASNFAPGAFESAVKRCQEYIKAGDVFQVVLSQRLQAATRANAFDIYRTLRVVNPSPFMFYLQCGEVILVGSSPEILVRVEDQTVTLRPLAGTRRRGATDAEDKALAEELLSDPKERAEHVMLVDLGRNDVGRVAEFGSVTLPELLTVERYSHVMHLSSTVQGKLDSNQTPLAALRAALPAGTLSGAPKVRAMEIIDELEPCKRGPYGGAVGYLDFSGNLDTCIALRTIVLHQDVAYVQAGAGIVYDSVPADEYQETMNKAMGLLRAIEMAEQKKD from the coding sequence ATGCAGTATTTCCCCGACAGAAAATCTTTTGAGCGATTGGCCCAGGGTCAGACCATGGTGCCTGTCTACCGGCAACTCCTGGGTGATACGCTCACACCGGTGACAGCTTTCTACCTGATGCAAGGCGAAGAGCGTTCATTTTTATTTGAAAGCGTGGTGGGCGGCGAAAAGATTGGCCGCTTCAGTTTTCTGGGGTCCGACCCGTTCATGACGATGGAGGCTTGGGGCAACAAGGTAGTAGTCAAGGAAGGAAACCAGGTTCTTTTCTCAGGGGACCATGCAGACCCTTTGAAATACCTGGAAGATATTTCAATGCGGTTTCGTGCTCCACGAGTGCCCGGTTTGCCTCGATTCACAGGCGGTGCAGTTGGCTATGCTGGCTACGATACCGTTCGCTACACCGAACATTTGCCCAACATGCCGAAGGATGACAGGGCCTTGCCTGATTTGTCGTTCGCCTGGTACGATCAGATGATCATTTTCGATCACATCAACAAGACGCTGGCAGCAGTGGCACATGCCCACATTTCACCCGATATCAGTCTGGAACTTTCGTACGAGCTGGCATGCAAAAAGGTAGATGCCCTGGTGCAGAGGTTGCAGCAGCCAGGATTGGTACTGCCTTTGGCTGATGTAGCAGCCCAGGGAATCGTCAGAAAAACGTGGGCGAGCAATTTCGCTCCTGGTGCTTTTGAATCCGCAGTAAAGCGTTGCCAGGAATACATCAAGGCGGGTGATGTGTTTCAAGTAGTGTTGAGTCAGCGTTTGCAGGCAGCAACCCGTGCCAATGCTTTTGACATCTATCGCACGCTGCGTGTTGTGAATCCCAGTCCGTTCATGTTTTACCTGCAATGTGGAGAGGTAATCCTGGTGGGCAGTTCGCCGGAAATTCTTGTTCGTGTGGAAGATCAGACCGTGACGCTGCGACCCCTGGCTGGAACCCGTCGCAGGGGAGCAACCGATGCGGAAGATAAAGCCTTGGCTGAAGAACTGCTGTCTGATCCCAAGGAACGTGCAGAACATGTCATGCTGGTTGATCTGGGTCGGAATGACGTTGGCCGCGTGGCTGAGTTCGGCTCGGTAACCTTGCCTGAATTGCTCACGGTAGAACGTTACAGTCATGTGATGCATTTGAGCAGCACGGTACAGGGGAAACTGGACAGCAACCAGACACCACTGGCAGCACTTCGGGCTGCGCTACCTGCAGGTACACTTTCCGGAGCGCCAAAGGTGCGTGCCATGGAAATTATTGATGAACTGGAACCTTGTAAACGAGGGCCGTACGGCGGAGCAGTCGGGTATCTCGATTTCAGCGGAAATCTGGATACCTGCATCGCATTAAGAACCATTGTCCTTCATCAAGATGTTGCCTATGTGCAGGCAGGAGCTGGCATCGTTTATGACAGTGTGCCTGCCGATGAATATCAGGAGACCATGAACAAAGCCATGGGCCTGCTCCGGGCAATTGAGATGGCTGAACAGAAAAAGGATTAA
- a CDS encoding polyprenol monophosphomannose synthase: protein MIMNNTKPDGLLISIATYNERENLETLLAGIWNHVPHANVLIVDDHSPDGTGELADKLARSESRLKVKHRTGKLGLGSAILAGMQYAVDNGYERFVSMDADLSHDPKYLPALTTLPAGCDVMIGSRYIPGGGVENWPMQRWVISRSVNVLTRVLLSIPARDASGGFRCYRTALLRKINLNGMWSKGYSFQEEMLFRCIHAGGRVKETPIVFADRRVGASKANVKEMARSLGVLFQLSAAANLTPDLLR from the coding sequence ATGATAATGAATAATACCAAGCCTGACGGGTTGCTGATCAGTATTGCTACGTATAACGAGCGGGAAAATCTGGAAACGCTGCTGGCAGGAATCTGGAACCATGTTCCACATGCAAATGTCTTAATCGTTGATGATCATTCACCAGATGGTACAGGTGAATTGGCGGACAAACTGGCTCGTTCCGAATCACGACTGAAAGTGAAACATCGCACTGGCAAGCTGGGCCTGGGTTCAGCCATCCTGGCTGGTATGCAATATGCAGTTGATAATGGCTATGAACGATTTGTCAGCATGGATGCCGATTTAAGTCATGATCCGAAGTATCTGCCAGCTTTAACAACACTGCCTGCTGGTTGTGATGTCATGATTGGTTCACGTTACATCCCCGGCGGCGGAGTAGAGAATTGGCCCATGCAGCGTTGGGTTATCAGCCGTTCGGTCAATGTGCTGACCCGGGTGTTGTTGAGCATTCCTGCCCGTGATGCCAGTGGCGGATTTCGCTGCTATCGCACAGCCTTGCTGCGAAAGATAAATTTGAATGGCATGTGGTCGAAAGGCTATTCCTTCCAGGAAGAGATGTTGTTTCGCTGCATTCATGCCGGCGGGCGAGTCAAGGAGACACCTATCGTCTTTGCAGATCGCCGAGTCGGAGCTTCGAAAGCCAATGTGAAAGAAATGGCACGCTCGTTGGGTGTACTCTTTCAGTTGAGTGCAGCGGCTAACCTGACACCAGACCTGTTGCGTTAA
- a CDS encoding site-specific DNA-methyltransferase, which translates to MQKLQAGSVDLVFADPPFNIGYDYDIYHDQQEDDEYLNWSRQWISNVHRVLKPTGTFWLAIGDEYAAELKILSQKIGFHCRSWVIWYYTFGVNCKNKFSRSHAHLFHLVKDPKSFTFRADALENRVPSARQLVYNDARANPQGRLPDDTWILRPQDLQDCFTPLEDTCYFPRVAGTFTERAGFHGCQMPEQLLGRIIRLCSEENEVVLDPFSGSATTLAVAKKLKRRYIGFEISPEYVKQGIKRLSLAKPGSPLEGAPEPTMSAPATPHTARKRSPRKRKESASLWKD; encoded by the coding sequence ATGCAGAAATTGCAGGCCGGCAGCGTAGATCTGGTCTTCGCCGATCCACCCTTTAACATTGGTTATGATTACGATATTTACCACGATCAGCAGGAAGATGACGAGTACCTGAATTGGTCACGGCAATGGATCAGCAATGTTCATCGAGTTCTCAAGCCAACGGGAACGTTCTGGCTGGCCATTGGTGACGAGTATGCCGCTGAATTGAAAATTCTGAGCCAGAAAATCGGTTTTCATTGTCGAAGCTGGGTGATCTGGTACTACACGTTTGGCGTCAACTGTAAGAACAAATTCAGCCGCTCCCATGCACATCTGTTTCACCTGGTGAAGGATCCCAAGTCATTTACCTTTCGTGCAGACGCACTGGAAAACCGTGTACCTTCTGCCAGGCAACTGGTCTACAACGATGCCCGTGCGAATCCGCAGGGCAGATTACCCGATGATACGTGGATACTCAGGCCACAGGATTTACAGGACTGCTTTACACCTCTGGAAGATACCTGTTATTTCCCGCGAGTTGCCGGGACATTTACCGAACGTGCAGGATTTCATGGCTGCCAGATGCCTGAACAATTGCTGGGACGAATCATCCGACTCTGTTCAGAAGAGAACGAGGTAGTCCTCGATCCATTCTCAGGAAGTGCCACCACGCTGGCCGTTGCCAAAAAACTCAAGCGACGATATATCGGGTTTGAAATCTCGCCTGAGTATGTCAAACAGGGAATTAAGCGTTTATCGCTGGCTAAACCTGGAAGCCCACTCGAAGGCGCACCGGAACCCACCATGAGCGCCCCTGCTACTCCACACACTGCAAGAAAGCGTTCACCACGCAAAAGAAAAGAGTCTGCAAGTTTATGGAAGGATTGA
- the queC gene encoding 7-cyano-7-deazaguanine synthase QueC codes for MSKPAVVLLSGGLDSATVLAIAKSQGYVCHAISFDYGQRHRVELQAASRIAQSLKVASHRIIEVNMRAIGGSALTDDIAVPVDRDDAAMSHSIPITYVPARNTIFLSLALGLAEVVIAFDIFVGVNAVDYSGYPDCRQEYLNAFQHLANLATKAGVENRGRFQIHAPLVKMSKADIIRTGTELKLDYRVTISCYQADEYGLACGHCDSCQLRRKGFEEAGLPDATRYRDQA; via the coding sequence ATGTCAAAACCTGCGGTGGTCTTATTGAGTGGCGGACTGGATAGCGCCACGGTGCTGGCGATTGCCAAAAGCCAGGGTTATGTATGCCATGCCATCAGTTTTGATTATGGGCAAAGACACCGTGTGGAACTGCAGGCTGCCAGCCGTATTGCACAATCTTTGAAGGTGGCCAGTCATCGCATCATTGAAGTCAATATGCGGGCCATTGGTGGCTCGGCATTAACGGATGATATCGCAGTGCCAGTTGACCGCGATGATGCAGCCATGTCGCATTCTATCCCGATCACCTATGTACCAGCACGAAACACCATCTTTCTGTCGCTGGCACTTGGCCTGGCAGAAGTAGTTATTGCGTTTGATATCTTTGTTGGGGTCAATGCTGTCGATTACAGTGGCTACCCCGATTGCCGTCAGGAATACCTGAATGCTTTTCAGCATCTGGCGAATCTGGCAACCAAGGCAGGCGTCGAAAATCGTGGACGATTCCAGATTCATGCACCGCTGGTCAAGATGTCGAAAGCTGACATCATCAGAACCGGAACTGAACTGAAGTTGGATTACCGAGTCACTATTAGTTGCTACCAGGCCGATGAATACGGCCTGGCATGTGGTCACTGTGACAGTTGCCAGCTTCGGCGCAAAGGATTTGAGGAAGCTGGCTTGCCTGATGCTACTCGATATCGGGATCAAGCTTAG
- a CDS encoding PQQ-dependent sugar dehydrogenase, protein MYISRCQRFLLAASLFLFPLSLLAQSVTDPNINIQTFATGFSQPTGMAFLGNSPSDFFVIEKASGLVRRWQSGVTSTVLTLPVNSSSERGIIGITLDPQFNSGRPYGYIQYSRQASGDWSENRVSRFTWNGTSFTNEVPLMSFPSDGTQANGPNHNGGPMKFGQDGFLYGTTGDLNRSRAEQNRGVGNTSSQAGGIFRYNTILVDSSGNLTGDPFATNPFRNNAPANANTGFHPWVAYGVRNSFGLTVDPANGSIWFTDNGPSQYDEINRLTVGMNGGWNRIMGPGSRTASELPNLINLRDPPGPGNDVTNADNYVDPQFSWLSPVGITSLTFLHGSQWGTPYDNMVLVGDNNTGRIYRFRLDPLRSAFDLTGLTGVSDLVADNATEVNQFVFGTGFSVITDIQRGPDGAMYFMNLGTGTVLRLIAVPEPHVWIMIGITVLVLGIVLYRRWIPKLDPDIE, encoded by the coding sequence ATGTACATATCCCGTTGCCAGCGTTTCCTGCTGGCGGCTAGCCTGTTCCTCTTCCCGTTATCGCTGCTGGCTCAATCGGTAACTGATCCGAATATCAATATTCAAACTTTCGCTACCGGTTTCTCGCAGCCTACGGGAATGGCGTTTCTCGGCAACAGCCCCAGTGACTTCTTTGTCATTGAAAAAGCGAGCGGGCTGGTTCGACGCTGGCAATCAGGAGTCACCTCCACCGTACTTACCTTGCCGGTCAACTCCAGCAGTGAGCGGGGCATCATCGGCATAACGCTTGATCCACAATTCAACAGCGGGCGGCCTTATGGCTACATCCAGTACAGCCGACAGGCTTCAGGCGATTGGAGCGAAAACCGTGTCTCCCGCTTTACCTGGAATGGAACATCTTTCACCAATGAAGTGCCGTTGATGTCATTCCCGTCTGATGGAACACAAGCGAACGGCCCGAATCACAATGGCGGCCCGATGAAGTTCGGCCAGGATGGTTTTCTCTATGGCACCACCGGCGATCTAAATCGCAGCCGTGCGGAACAAAACCGAGGCGTTGGCAATACCTCATCTCAGGCGGGTGGTATTTTTCGGTACAACACCATTCTGGTTGATAGCAGTGGCAATCTTACTGGCGATCCCTTTGCCACCAATCCTTTTCGTAACAATGCACCAGCCAACGCCAACACCGGTTTTCATCCCTGGGTAGCTTATGGTGTCCGCAACAGTTTCGGTTTGACCGTTGATCCAGCCAATGGCAGTATTTGGTTCACCGACAATGGCCCTTCACAATACGACGAAATCAACCGGCTAACTGTTGGCATGAATGGCGGATGGAACCGCATCATGGGGCCTGGCAGCCGCACCGCTTCAGAACTGCCAAACTTAATCAACCTGCGTGATCCGCCCGGGCCAGGCAACGATGTTACCAATGCTGACAATTATGTTGATCCTCAATTCTCCTGGCTGTCCCCCGTCGGGATTACCTCGCTGACTTTTCTTCATGGATCACAGTGGGGAACGCCCTACGATAACATGGTGCTGGTGGGAGACAACAACACAGGCCGAATTTATCGTTTCCGATTGGATCCTCTACGATCTGCTTTTGATCTTACTGGTTTGACAGGAGTCAGCGATCTGGTCGCTGATAACGCTACAGAAGTAAATCAATTTGTGTTCGGAACAGGTTTCAGCGTCATCACCGATATCCAGCGTGGTCCGGATGGAGCCATGTATTTCATGAACCTGGGCACCGGCACGGTTCTTCGCCTGATTGCTGTGCCCGAACCGCATGTCTGGATTATGATTGGCATTACAGTGCTGGTACTTGGTATTGTCCTCTATCGACGATGGATACCTAAGCTTGATCCCGATATCGAGTAG
- a CDS encoding DEAD/DEAH box helicase gives MCNLLTRDELASKYLEQLPYTPYPVQEEALLAWFTAEQGVLVCAPTGTGKTLIAQAALFEALHAGTRAYYTTPLIALTEQKFSEMQTAAIKWGFQAEDVGLVTGNRQINPQARILIVVAEILLNRLLAPDQFEFSQVSAVVMDEFHSFADPERGIVWEISLSLLPAHVRLLLLSATVGNAREFINWLDLHHHRKVELVEGRERKVPLSYHWVPDELLGEQLTLMAEGDTTQRKMPALVFCFNRDECWSVAEQLKGLPLVDSAVRQELLAKCNKLEWKEGIGPKLKQMLGRGVGVHHAGLLPKYRRVVEDLFVKKLLAVVVCTETLGAGINLPARSVVLSSLVKGPFGKQKLIDPSTAHQIFGRAGRPQFDTEGHVYALAHEDDVKLLRWKRKYDSIPEDTRDPGLIKARKDLKRKKPDRRANQTYWSEAQFKQLQEAPPGKLYSKGPLPWRVLAYLLKASPEISRLRTVIRKRLLDEPRIVAGEKTLIRMLITLHRGNFIKLEPPPPEPKPEQKEGESVQISEASIIDTSSTYQPELAHPTELLDKLLAFRAIHPLYGVYLMDFLGMADRAERIQLLESVLELPRPMLRYVRVPWPDKMPPGPLAHHVDPQLVERGLMAAPKAPSDDEEEDDEDEEFPLSLAEKMKLLFEVKYPEIADLEVQSVWAAGELLEFKGNFTKYISSKDLAKQEGILFRHFLRLVLLCGEFRQLTPTGFTTEDWQKEMDEISDQLTAACRSVDPDSTDDAIQQLKPQETVKSIEKITDFGQHEVSQDFGSGIFDG, from the coding sequence GTGTGTAACTTGCTAACACGCGACGAACTGGCTTCAAAGTATCTGGAACAACTCCCCTACACGCCGTATCCGGTCCAAGAGGAAGCACTGCTGGCCTGGTTCACTGCTGAACAAGGCGTACTCGTTTGCGCACCCACCGGTACCGGCAAAACACTGATTGCCCAGGCAGCACTATTTGAAGCACTGCATGCTGGCACACGGGCTTACTACACCACGCCGCTCATTGCATTGACCGAACAGAAATTCAGCGAGATGCAGACTGCTGCCATTAAGTGGGGTTTCCAAGCCGAAGATGTCGGATTGGTTACTGGCAACAGGCAAATCAATCCCCAGGCACGCATCCTCATTGTGGTTGCGGAAATCCTGCTCAATCGATTGTTGGCCCCAGATCAATTCGAGTTCAGCCAGGTCTCTGCCGTTGTCATGGATGAATTCCACAGCTTTGCTGATCCGGAGCGAGGCATTGTCTGGGAAATCTCGCTATCGCTTCTACCAGCCCATGTCAGGCTGCTCTTACTCTCCGCAACGGTTGGCAATGCTCGGGAATTCATCAACTGGCTTGATCTGCATCATCACCGGAAAGTAGAACTGGTGGAAGGTCGAGAGCGCAAAGTCCCCCTCTCCTATCACTGGGTGCCTGATGAACTCCTCGGCGAACAACTGACACTGATGGCTGAGGGAGACACCACGCAACGCAAGATGCCTGCATTGGTTTTCTGCTTCAACCGTGATGAATGCTGGAGTGTGGCAGAGCAACTCAAGGGCCTGCCACTGGTCGATTCTGCAGTCAGACAGGAACTGCTGGCCAAATGCAATAAACTCGAGTGGAAAGAAGGCATAGGCCCCAAACTGAAACAGATGCTGGGCAGGGGAGTTGGCGTCCATCATGCGGGTCTGTTGCCCAAATACCGACGCGTTGTCGAAGATCTCTTTGTCAAGAAGCTGCTCGCTGTAGTAGTCTGCACTGAAACACTGGGCGCGGGCATCAATTTACCTGCCCGTTCAGTAGTTTTATCTTCCCTTGTCAAAGGGCCGTTTGGCAAGCAGAAGCTCATCGACCCATCCACTGCTCACCAGATTTTTGGTAGGGCTGGCCGTCCGCAGTTCGATACCGAGGGACATGTCTATGCCCTGGCCCATGAAGATGATGTCAAACTGCTGCGTTGGAAACGAAAATATGATTCCATTCCCGAAGACACCCGTGACCCTGGATTGATCAAAGCGAGGAAAGATCTGAAACGGAAGAAACCCGACAGGCGTGCCAATCAAACTTACTGGTCAGAAGCACAATTCAAGCAGTTACAGGAAGCACCGCCGGGTAAGCTCTACAGTAAAGGCCCCCTGCCCTGGCGAGTGCTGGCCTATCTGCTGAAAGCTTCGCCCGAAATCAGCCGACTGAGAACCGTCATTCGCAAACGTCTGCTCGATGAGCCTCGCATCGTCGCTGGCGAAAAAACACTGATCCGCATGTTGATCACCCTGCACCGAGGCAACTTTATCAAACTGGAGCCTCCGCCTCCTGAACCGAAACCCGAACAGAAAGAAGGCGAATCAGTACAGATCAGTGAGGCATCCATTATCGATACGAGCAGTACCTATCAGCCTGAGCTGGCTCATCCCACGGAATTGCTCGATAAACTACTAGCCTTCCGTGCCATCCATCCGCTCTACGGCGTGTACCTGATGGATTTCCTTGGCATGGCAGATCGTGCTGAACGCATTCAACTGCTCGAAAGTGTTCTGGAATTACCCCGACCCATGTTACGCTATGTCAGAGTTCCCTGGCCTGACAAGATGCCTCCCGGCCCACTGGCTCATCACGTTGATCCGCAACTGGTGGAACGGGGACTGATGGCTGCACCTAAAGCGCCCAGCGATGATGAGGAAGAAGACGACGAGGATGAAGAATTCCCGTTGAGTCTGGCGGAGAAGATGAAACTGTTGTTCGAAGTGAAATATCCAGAGATCGCTGACCTGGAAGTGCAGTCTGTCTGGGCAGCAGGCGAGTTGCTCGAGTTCAAAGGAAACTTTACTAAATATATTTCGAGTAAAGATCTGGCGAAGCAGGAAGGTATCCTGTTCCGTCATTTCCTCAGGCTGGTTCTCTTGTGTGGTGAATTCAGGCAACTTACCCCGACTGGATTCACCACTGAAGACTGGCAAAAGGAAATGGATGAAATCAGTGACCAGTTAACTGCTGCCTGCCGATCTGTCGATCCTGACAGTACAGATGATGCCATTCAGCAACTGAAACCTCAAGAAACAGTGAAATCCATCGAGAAAATAACAGATTTTGGTCAGCATGAGGTTTCCCAGGATTTTGGTTCAGGAATATTTGACGGCTAA